The uncultured Roseibium sp. genome contains a region encoding:
- the lepB gene encoding signal peptidase I: MSVNEDKKAKDGGLYETVKIIVQALLLALIVRTFLFQPFNIPSGSMKDTLLIGDYLFVSKYSYGYSRYSFPFGLAPFSGRIWGAEPKRGDIVVFKLPKDNSTDYIKRVIGLPGDKIQVKEGLVYINGKPVKQERIDDYIENTGFGVKRVARFRETLPNGVSYETLNLSDNGALDNTNVYEVPEGHYFMMGDNRDNSTDSRVLAAVGYVPYENLVGRAEILFFSIKDGTPAWMIWKWPWDVRWDRLFRDLHP; encoded by the coding sequence ATGAGCGTGAACGAAGACAAGAAGGCCAAGGACGGAGGTCTCTACGAGACCGTCAAGATCATCGTGCAGGCGCTCCTTCTTGCCCTGATCGTGCGCACCTTTCTGTTCCAGCCGTTCAACATTCCCTCCGGATCGATGAAGGACACGCTCCTGATCGGCGACTACCTGTTCGTTTCCAAATACAGCTACGGCTATTCCCGCTATTCCTTCCCCTTCGGCCTTGCCCCCTTCTCCGGCCGCATCTGGGGCGCCGAGCCGAAACGCGGTGATATTGTCGTCTTCAAACTGCCCAAGGACAATTCGACCGACTACATCAAGCGCGTGATCGGCCTTCCCGGCGACAAAATCCAGGTCAAGGAAGGCTTGGTCTATATCAACGGTAAGCCGGTCAAGCAGGAACGCATCGACGACTACATCGAAAACACGGGTTTTGGCGTCAAGCGGGTGGCGCGCTTCCGCGAGACCCTGCCCAACGGGGTTTCCTACGAAACCCTCAATCTCAGCGACAACGGCGCGTTGGACAACACCAACGTCTATGAAGTGCCCGAAGGGCATTATTTCATGATGGGCGACAACCGCGACAATTCCACAGACAGCCGCGTGTTGGCGGCTGTGGGCTATGTCCCCTACGAGAACCTGGTCGGCCGCGCGGAAATCCTGTTCTTCTCCATCAAGGATGGCACGCCGGCCTGGATGATCTGGAAATGGCCCTGGGACGTGCGTTGGGACCGCCTGTTCAGGGATCTGCATCCCTGA